The Callospermophilus lateralis isolate mCalLat2 chromosome 3, mCalLat2.hap1, whole genome shotgun sequence genome has a segment encoding these proteins:
- the Lbhd2 gene encoding LBH domain-containing protein 2 → MSTSQPTLSELSPVEGTGGPEGKAVGSAREKGPRLGPRLPSIVVEPSEAGAVESGELRWPPEGTQRGALPSQVVAAAPSPSLQGASGKSADDVGSECASSMDQAPLAQ, encoded by the exons ATGAGCACCTCCCAGCCCACCTTGTCAGAGCTAAGCCCTGTTGAGGGAACCGGCGGCCCAGAAGGGAAG GCAGTGGGGAGTGCCCGGGAGAAGGGCCCTCGGCTGGGCCCACGGCTGCCCTCAATCGTGGTGGAGCCCAGTGAGGCAGGTGCTGTGGAAAGTGGGGAGCTGCGCTGGCCCCCAGAGGGCACCCAGAGGGGTGCCCTTCCGAGCCAGGTTGTTGCTGCTG CCCCCTCCCCAAGTCTACAAGGAGCATCAGGGAAGTCGGCGGATGATGTTGGCAGTGAGTGTGCCAGCTCCATGGACCAGGCACCTCTGGCCCAGTGA